The sequence CCGCCGAGGCCGGCCTCACCCTCTCGGGCAGCTACGACCAGGTGAGCCCCGGCTACCGCCTGGCGCTCGGCCTCAACCTGGCCGAGTTGCTGCGGGACAAGAGCCCGAGCCTGCGGGCCCTCGAGGCCGCATACGAGGCCCGGCGCCGGGCGCTGCGGCTGCGGGTGCTCGAGGCCCTCACCGGCTACCTCTACGCGCTCGAGGCGGCCCGTACCGCCTCCGACGCCCTCGAGGCCCGCCAGGCCGAGGCTAGGGCGGTGCAGGCCCGCGCGAGGGTGGGCAGCGCCACCCCCGCCGAGGCGCTGGCTGCCGCCGAGCAAGTGTCCCAGGCCCGGCTCCAGCTCTACCGCGCCAACCTGGACCTGGCGGTAGCCCTGGAGAAGCTCTCGGCCACCG is a genomic window of Calidithermus timidus DSM 17022 containing:
- a CDS encoding TolC family protein, encoding MSPAQTLTPEQVQAFERLAREAEARDPECLRALADLEAARAGLGLGGALTAEAGLTLSGSYDQVSPGYRLALGLNLAELLRDKSPSLRALEAAYEARRRALRLRVLEALTGYLYALEAARTASDALEARQAEARAVQARARVGSATPAEALAAAEQVSQARLQLYRANLDLAVALEKLSATVGIPIEALRTLLRPGEGKGGTPGPALAPKAP